From the Priestia koreensis genome, one window contains:
- a CDS encoding DUF896 domain-containing protein → MLSQDKIARINLLANKAKGEGLTPAEAKEQKKLREEYIKSFRKSMTNSLHSVKVVDPNGNDVTPKKLKESQKRRNMH, encoded by the coding sequence ATGCTTTCACAAGATAAAATTGCCCGCATTAACTTGCTAGCGAATAAGGCTAAAGGTGAAGGGTTAACACCTGCTGAAGCAAAAGAGCAAAAAAAGCTGCGTGAAGAATATATTAAGTCATTCCGTAAGTCGATGACGAACTCACTGCATTCCGTGAAGGTCGTTGATCCAAACGGGAATGACGTAACGCCTAAAAAATTAAAAGAGAGTCAAAAGAGACGCAATATGCATTGA
- a CDS encoding YneB family resolvase-like protein, whose amino-acid sequence MKAIIYCRVSTEKQAQETSLQRQQEELLQLAAEYNFEIVKVIQEKASGYDIDREGINELIHLISEEKVEVLLVQDETRMGRGHAKIALLHWLLQQNVQIYTISHQGKLQLSESDSMVLEIISIVEEYQRKIHNMKIKRGMKRAVERGYRPEKNLKNLHVNSGRDKIEVPIEEIVRLRQNKLTFADIAATLRGFGYDVSKATVHRRYQDHVNSQGDDLPK is encoded by the coding sequence GTGAAAGCTATTATTTATTGCCGCGTCAGTACGGAAAAGCAGGCGCAGGAAACATCATTGCAAAGGCAACAAGAAGAATTGCTGCAACTGGCAGCCGAATACAATTTTGAGATCGTAAAAGTTATTCAAGAAAAAGCAAGCGGTTATGACATTGATCGTGAAGGAATCAATGAACTCATTCACTTAATCAGTGAGGAAAAGGTAGAAGTATTACTCGTTCAAGATGAGACGAGAATGGGAAGAGGACATGCAAAGATTGCTCTTCTTCACTGGCTCTTACAGCAAAACGTTCAGATTTATACAATTAGCCATCAAGGCAAGCTCCAGCTTTCGGAATCTGATTCCATGGTGCTTGAGATCATTAGTATTGTCGAGGAATATCAGCGGAAAATTCATAACATGAAAATTAAGCGAGGGATGAAGCGTGCAGTGGAGCGTGGCTATCGACCAGAAAAGAATTTGAAAAATCTGCATGTTAACTCAGGAAGAGACAAAATAGAAGTGCCGATCGAGGAGATTGTCAGACTGCGTCAAAACAAATTGACCTTTGCCGATATTGCGGCTACATTAAGAGGATTTGGTTATGATGTATCAAAAGCAACCGTTCACCGTCGCTATCAAGACCACGTAAATTCTCAGGGCGATGACTTGCCAAAATAA
- the yneA gene encoding cell division suppressor protein YneA, whose protein sequence is MKKHLQSIKFYSFFFIFIALFTYTVTAAAGETNIEKYATITVSSGDSLWGLSRQYKDYHKMSSTDFIEWVCSNNQLKGDTIHPGDKIHIPVLKKKIPASVVLAE, encoded by the coding sequence TTGAAGAAACATTTGCAATCTATTAAGTTTTATTCATTCTTCTTTATCTTTATAGCTTTATTCACATATACGGTTACGGCCGCTGCGGGTGAGACAAACATAGAAAAATACGCTACAATTACCGTGTCCTCTGGTGATTCTTTATGGGGGTTATCCCGCCAATATAAGGACTATCATAAAATGTCTTCAACAGACTTTATTGAGTGGGTATGTTCAAATAATCAATTAAAGGGCGACACCATTCACCCAGGAGACAAAATACATATTCCTGTGTTGAAAAAGAAAATACCAGCTTCTGTTGTGCTGGCTGAATAA
- the lexA gene encoding transcriptional repressor LexA, producing the protein MTKLSKRQQDILNFIKEEVRSKGYPPSVREIGEAVGLASSSTVHGHLARLESKGLIRRDPTKPRAIEILDLDEATKIPQSNVVNVPVIGKVTAGQPITAIENVEEYFPLPDKYVSPDEHVFMLEIMGNSMIEAGILNGDMVIVRQQQTANNGDIVVAMTEENEATVKRFFKEQNYIRLQPENSTMEPIILRNVSILGKVIGVYRSIH; encoded by the coding sequence TTGACAAAACTTTCGAAACGTCAACAGGACATATTGAATTTTATAAAAGAAGAAGTGCGTTCAAAAGGTTATCCACCCTCTGTGCGTGAGATCGGTGAAGCTGTGGGACTAGCGTCTAGCTCAACTGTACACGGACACCTTGCACGATTAGAAAGCAAAGGGCTTATTCGCAGAGATCCGACCAAACCGCGCGCGATTGAAATTTTGGACTTAGATGAAGCAACAAAAATTCCACAAAGCAATGTTGTAAATGTTCCCGTTATTGGTAAAGTAACAGCTGGACAACCCATTACAGCCATTGAAAATGTGGAAGAGTACTTCCCTTTACCAGATAAATATGTGTCACCTGATGAGCATGTGTTCATGCTTGAAATTATGGGGAACAGTATGATTGAAGCTGGTATTTTGAATGGTGATATGGTCATTGTTCGTCAGCAACAAACCGCTAACAACGGCGACATTGTCGTTGCGATGACAGAAGAAAACGAGGCGACAGTCAAACGTTTCTTTAAAGAACAAAACTACATTCGCTTACAGCCTGAAAATTCTACGATGGAGCCGATTATTTTGCGAAACGTTTCCATTTTAGGAAAAGTAATTGGCGTTTATCGCTCCATCCACTAA